ACTTCCGTATGGTATTCGCTCACAAGCAGAAATTCTACAGTATGTGCGTGAAATCCTTATCTGGATGCAACAGCAGCACGTAAAAATGGTCATCATGGCTTGCAACACCAGTTCAGCCCTGGCGCTGGAGGCGGTACGTGAGGAATTCTCTCTACCAATTCTCGGTATTATCTTGCCTGGGGCAAGAGCAGCAGTTAACAGTGGCAAGCGTATTGGTGTGATTGCCACTCCTGCAACTGCTAAGAGCAATGCCTATCGCCATGCTATTGTGGAAATAAATCCCGATGTCCAAGTTTGGCAAGTGAGCTGTCCAGAGTTTGTGCCACTTATTGAGCAGAGCCGCATTCATGACCCCTACACCCTACAGGTGGCACGCTCATATCTGGAACCATTGTTACAACAGGAAATAGATGCTTTAGTCTATGGCTGTACTCA
The sequence above is a segment of the Mastigocladopsis repens PCC 10914 genome. Coding sequences within it:
- the murI gene encoding glutamate racemase, yielding MFPSSIFESDLYDFSEAPQRAPIGIFDSGVGGLTVLRQLYRLLPNESIIYFGDTARLPYGIRSQAEILQYVREILIWMQQQHVKMVIMACNTSSALALEAVREEFSLPILGIILPGARAAVNSGKRIGVIATPATAKSNAYRHAIVEINPDVQVWQVSCPEFVPLIEQSRIHDPYTLQVARSYLEPLLQQEIDALVYGCTHYPHLAPVLRSLLPSYVKLVDPAEYVVAACAQDLDILGLRNTHPPMPTRFAVSGCPQQFAQSSVQWLGYHPTVEAVQLINTPVSSH